One Mus musculus strain C57BL/6J chromosome 2, GRCm38.p6 C57BL/6J genomic window, ATTCATACAGGTCAGGCTAGTCTGTGTCTCCACCTCTTAATTATAGGTGTATGCCAGTGTATGGGGTACTGAGcccagaacccagggctttggaCAGACTAGCCAGCACCTTAGCAACTGACTACAGCCCGGCCTTATGCTCAGTTTCCCCTTCTTGAGCTATATGGCAGCACCAGTCTGTGGGTCTTACACCAAGTCAGACCCTCTCagtccagccagccagcccttaGGCCTGGAGTGACATCATCTGGAGACTCGGTTAGCATTACCTACCCAGAGTTGGGTAGGACAGACAAAGGAATTATGGTGTGGAGGTGAGATGAGAGGGCATGGGAGCCCCCCAGCCTGGAGTCTGATTGCAACCTCTTTCCATCAGAGAAGAAGCAAGCAGTTCCAGCACAACCGACATCTGCGGCAAAGGCGGCTGACACAGACTTAATACGTCTTTTAAATACAAAGATTTTATGTTGAGCAGGTCTTAAGGCCTGAGTGTGTATGACCTTGTGGAGGGGCTCATTCTTTTTCCTATACTATAGTTTGGTTGAAATTTGTGGGGCGAAACAAGCCCTTTCTACAGCAAAGCTGTCCCGCCTTCCTGtgttcccagggattaaactttTACCTTAGTGATAGTAGTCCTATCAAGAGCCCACCAGTGATAAGACAGTCAGACCCAACCCAGATCCCGTATATGGCTACAGTAAGAACAAAAGAGAGCAAAGAGGTGAGGCTGCTCCCTCTCCCTTTAGGTACGGTGCTCACATGTGACTCTATCTTATTTTCTTCTGAGCCGTCTTTGTCTCTTAATCCTCATGCTTAACTATATACTAAAATAACTTtaataaaaaaaccccaaagtcgggcgtggtggcgcactcctttaattccagcactccagaggcagaagcaggcggatttctgagtttaaggccagcctggtctacagagtgagttccagcacagccagggctatactgagaaaccctgtctcgaaaaacaaaaacaaaaacaaaaacaaaaacaacaacaacaacaaaaaaaaccaaaaaccaaaaccaaaacaaaaccctccaagTTTGCTTCATAAATTGGCTGGTCCTGAAACTCTTTCAGGCCATCAATCCTGGTTTGGCCTGAGCTGAGATCCCTAAAACCCTGGAGGGAACTCAGGCTGTTGAGGGCAACAGTGAGACACTGGACAGCTTTAACCTGTACCTCAAAACTCTGAGAACACCTTCCACTGCCTCTCCCatcccctgaacccaggaagtcAGCATTAGCTAGCCCCTACCCTCCAGTCAGAGACCCAATGTGCAAAGCTCTAGCCTGCTCTCAAATGCTCCCCACTTTAGAAAGTATGGGGGTGAGGCACCCAGCAATTGTCCAGACTGCCACTGGCCTGGTTTGCCAAGCCCTGGGTCTGTAACATACCCACAGGCATGGGCTAAGGAATGTTGGGTAGAACACAGAGCCTAATTAGCTGCCTCCTAGCCTGAGCCCAGAGGAGCAAGCAGAAGGCTGAGAGGCCTGGGTGGCCAACAGGACCTGTAAGGAGGCTGCTTCCATCCTGACAGCCTTGTTGGCAAGGGGTTGCCAAATTAGATGCCTCATCTACCTGGGTACAAAAGAGTTTTGACTAGACCTCCTACACCGGAAAACAAGTGAGGGATGGAGAAGAATGCGGGAATTGAAGAACGGGGTGGGGGGAAACTGGCCCCTAAGACCTCTCCTCTCAGGGTCTGGTTCCCAAAGTCTTACTTAGGAATTTGCCTGGCTGTGTATCAGGATATAGAGGCATCTGGAGTACAGAGTAAGCACACAGGCCCCGAGGGAAAGGAGCCAAGAGTGTGTGGGCAGTGGGGAAGTAGGGCAGTAAGCAGCAGTCCCCGTAGCTGTGGGAAGCAGTGTAGGCCCTGTCTTCTCTCACCTCAGGAGCTGAGAGTGGCTGAACCCCTTCCCACAGCCCACTTGGGAGAACAACCTCTCTTAAACAGCACAAGGTGTTTTCTCAAGGAACAGGCTCAGAAGGGTAACTGGCCTTCATCTGCATTACCAACCTCTGGAGGAGGGGTGGCCATACTTTTCAGCCCCCAGGGACTAGTCCCAGGGGTCCATTAAGACACAGCAAGGTCCTTGCCAGACCCTCAGGGTGTTGGGTGGGACCAGCTGGGCCAGTGGGCCCAGAGCTGGCAAGGCTTTTTGAGGAAGCTGTTTAATTACCAGTGAAAGCCCTTCCattagggagagaagagaaaccaTAATTGTATTTCAGAGAAGCCATTTATATGCAAACGAGACCTTGGCAGACAGCCCGTGGGGCGAGATCAGCTAGAGTGTAGCAGACATCCAGGCCTGCCTTCTTATTCCCTACACTAAGGCAGTCCCTCACCCCTAGTTGTCCGGTTCCACTCTAAAGTCCCAAACCTTGGTGGTGTTTGTCTCCCTTTGGGCTGGACAGTACCAGATTTCCAGCAAATGGCAGCTGGTGAGGGTTGGAACCCTGTCACTGAACAGTGTAATTCCTGAAGTCAGACCGAGCTAGGCACAGTGTTTGTGTATTTTGAAACAGTCTCTGGCTATGTTCTCTACGCTGGCCTGGTTGGATGTAAggaatcctgcctcagcttcctaagtaaCTGAAACCACAGGTACTATATCACCACATCTAGTTTAGAGACTTAATTATTAGCTGGTGACCTTGAGCAAGTAACAAAGCTCCTTGAATCTATCTCATTTgtataaaaaaaagagatttatcaGCACAGCAGTAGTTGGTTTGGACAAGTTATATATGCTAGGTGGTACGTGCTAAGAATTTCAATTATAATCTTAATAACAGTGTACTACCCCAAGTTGTGTAAATCACATTTTTGACAAATGAGTTTTTCCAAAatcctcttcttgattttataGTTTGCAGACTCTTAGAATACAAGAGCTAGCAGAAACGCACAATATCAGTTCCTCCTGCAAGAGGCAAGCCTACGGCCCCGGGTTAAATGATCCGTCTATGGCCCCACAGCTAATTGTATCAAACTCAGAATAGAACCAAGGCCTTAACTCTCTTTAGTACATTTCTTGGTCTCTTTGAGTGAAGATGAGCAGTCGTCTCTTACATGTGTGCAATTCTACCCCTTGGATTTGTTTGGGGTGCAGGGGGCATGTACCAGTATCCAACGCACCAGGGGAGGTGGTGTAGATACCCAAGATACTCCCACATTGCAGGGGGTAGGTAAATGTCACCTACCCCAGCTGGCCACCTTATGGCTGGCTGGCTCTATGCTGGCTGTGCTGCACCGGTTGCCAAGAAGGGCACTGGCCATCCTACTGTGCAGAGCCTGGGAGTCTGAGTCTGCGCTGTAGAAAGCAGCTCCCAAGAACACCCTGATAGGAACCAAGGACTTAGAGGAATGCTCTGCCTGCCTCCTAAAACCtagctcccccactcccacctcaccctgctGACCTTTCGGGTAAAACTCCTCCCGTATCTTCTGGCTGGTGCGTCTACATGTTAGTGGCTAACAGTGACGACAATAATTTATCTTAAAAACATGCTAGGTGCTAAGGCATTAAATCAAGTGTTATTATTTCACTTAATCCTTCCCAATGAAATAGATTGTATCAATCTTATCAAGAAGTGGAGACCTAAAAAGGTTGAGCTGGACATTACTCTTCAAGTGCTTCCACCTGAGGAGTCTCAGACATTTCAGGCTCCCCCagtgcctgggggtgggggtgggggtgggggtggggcggagcCAGCAGTTGTTCAAAGGGCATCTGGCTCTTCTCAGTCTGGCTGGACCAGAAGAGATGCTGGAATCCTCTTCTGCCCTACAGGCTAGCAGTCCCCTCTACCCACGCCACCCCTACTCacttgagggagagagagaagtcatTTTTGCTGGTCTCACTGTTGCGCACCAGGTAGCTGGCCTCTTTGCACAGCCTGAGCAGGTTCTCGGCATCTGTTCGGCTGATGGCCCCGTGGTACCAGCTGAGgatgagagaggggaaggggggcaTCTCTGCTGGGTCCCTCGCCGTCCAGGCCCACCCATTCTGGGTGTCCCCTGCAGGGAAGCCAGTgccaggaggggaggaagagggagggagtcCCCAGCtggacacagacactcacacctGGTTTTCCAGAGGCAGTGCTGGATCTGTCCACTCCCCCAGGGGGCTGCTGGGTTCCATGCCTAGGGGCTTGGCTGACTTGGGGTTCCCAGCAGATAGCCTGGGAGGTAGCCGCCCCTTCTCCTCCCGGCCAGGTGACAGGCAGTTCTCCGATCCTTCAAACTGGGCTGTAAGGAACAGATTGGTCATGGACTCTGAGGTGTTTAGAGGCAGAGCCCTCTCAAACAGCCAGTACCCTACCCTGCTTTTCCCAAGTCCCCACCAAGGCCAAGGGCATGTTCTGGGAGGGCATGCTTATGGGCCTGCCTGCCTGACTCCAGGGACAGGATCCTAGACCACTCTCGGGGATGGGTACAGTCTCTGAGCCACACCAAGCCTCCTGGGGCCTCTCAGTCCACACAGGCAGGCGAAGGAGGACAACATGAGAAACCACTTAAGCTGTCTCCCTCAGCGGACCTGCCTTCCTTCCATCCCCCTTAGGGTGGCTTCAGTGTTGATAATattgtttctttctcctcctcagaGTTCATTACCGTTCTCCAAATCAGCCTGCCAGGCCATTCTGTAGAAATGACTTATTGATCTAAGAACAATCATCTGATTCCCCGTGGTGCCATCGTGACAGGCTAATCCTGTCCAAAGCCGCCAGACTGCCTGGCCCTCTCCACCCCAAGGTCGCTGCCCACTGTCTTCCCTCCCACAGAAGTCCAGGGAGGTAGCTCGGCATCTCCAAAGCCGGGCAGCCTGGGAGCTGAGCCAGCACAAGGGaacactccccaccccctgcaaGTGGGTCACATGCACAGGTGACTCTCCTCTAGCCTGCATTTACAAAATACCTACAAagtctcatgcacacacacacacacaccccgacgCCCCCACATACCCCTCAGGTGTTCATGCTGGATGTAGAGGAAGAAGTTGAGGCTTttgctccccccccaccccccacagagGCTCTTTCTCCTTATAGCTCTTGACTGAATGCCTCATCTTCCTTCAGTCACCAGATGTAAGGACCCCTTTGCCAGTACTTCCCCAGACCTCACAAACACCTGCCTTGGCAGGCAAAGCTCCACCCAAAAAGAACATAAGCTTtaaaacagtggatttttctttttctttttttagacatAGTTCcactctataggccaggctgtTATGGAACTGTGTAGCTCatgacagtcctcctgcctcagcctcccaagtgctgggattatagctgaCAGCTGGATTTTTGTGCGGTGGTGAGGAACAGGAGGAACATGTCAGGAAAGGGCCTTTGGTAAGAGAACGTGCATACAgcgctgggtgggggtggggaatatgcgttgtctttcctttcttcctccaggACAAGGAGGAGTCTTCCAACCCAAGCCCACAGGGGCTAAGAGGTAAAAGACCTAGCACCCTGGCCATAAGTCCCCAAAGGACCCACCGCTGCTGTCCTCCAGGCTGGGCTCAGGGAGGGGTGAAGCTGGACCGGAGATGTCCCTGTCCCCGTCAGGCAGGGAGGGGCTGCTGTCCAGCTGTCCCACCGGCGGAGGCCAAGGTAGGTCTTTGATGACCTTTATGTCAACTGGAGCCAGCagcagaagggagaagagaaagagacagtgacagagacagagaaaggcagaggttgAGACACCAAAACACAGAGCTAAGATACACAGTAGCCTAGAAAGGAGgactggcagaggcagaggcagaggcaaaggcagctcTGGAGGAGGGAACAGGACTGGAGGGCTGAGCATGGCAGGTACTAACCACACCAGCCAGCCCGCTGAGGAAAAGGTGGGAGTCTTGAGTGGCAAACAGGAAGGTATAGGATCTTGCTTGGTCAGCCCTGCAGGTTCCCTAATCTTCTTCCCCCTCACTAGCTTCCAGGAACCAAGAGGACCAGGAGAGTGCAACATGGAAACAGGGGCTGCCCACACTCCCAGAACCACACCTGGTACCCTGACACCCCATTTCCCCCTTATTCTTCTATCCCCAGCCTAGGAACTGGCAGATCTCAAGACTGGGATGAAACCTCAGgctatctggaatattcagacttggggcagagggttttttttttttttttaaatcgaattctcctcctcctcctcctccaagtcctGAGTGACGCCACCAGTGGCTGGCTGCAGGACCACTAACGAGGTTTCCTAATGATGAACATAGATTTTCCCATTAAGCAATCCAAACAGTATTGATTCTCCAAGGAGACCTCTGGAGATAAATGGCCCATCCCTGATGGGTGTGTGCCTTACAGGAAGCAAAGCAGAGACCTGTGGTTTCCCAGTCTGgctgccagggtggggagggcagaGCTGAGGGCCGGATGCAGGATGAGCTGTCTCTgtgtgagaggtgtgtgtgtgtgtggggacatGGGAGCAGGAGTGAAACTGAATGGCATCTCAGTCCTCAAGATTCAGTATTGAAGGCACTCTCCCACTTTAAGGCCCTTGCTCCCCCCCACCTCAGACGGCCAACATGCATGTTTCTATGGTGGACTTGGGCCTGGGACACAGTGGTGTGGTCGGGACAGGAGAAACCTGATCTTCATTTAGCAACCTCACAGCCTCCAACTGCAGCTCAGAAATACCCCTGGAGCCAGACGACCCTAGTATGGCAGGGCCTGCCACTAGAGACAGCTTCAGAATCCAGGTTATAGCTCCATGGATTTTTATCATTTGAAGTATTAAATACCCTCTTTGtcaaatatatttaacatatgCCACAAGTTTCACAATCTGTACtggaatgtctttattttttcccagatTCCCAAAGGCTTGGCCTCCAAGAGGTGAGATGTAGAAGAGTGTATTCACTCTTGCTCTGCCCGTTGCCGGCACACAGTGCTGCGCCCACGCTGCCCAAGTCCCCACCCCATGGCACAGAACTCAATTACCCTGCCCTAGAATTCCACTCCTAGACCATGCTTGGTTCCTAGGATCTGCTCCTTCCATTCTCCCGAGCCTGTAAAGTGCTCAGAGGCCCCAGCAGAGCTGCCCCTGCCGGCAAGACTCACCAGCAAAGGCTTTGGAAATCCGTTCCTTCTTCCACTCCCAGGGCTGGTCATACTCTTCTGGAGGCCTCTCGTCATCCTCTGGCAGGCGCGACTCCCTGGGCCAGGGAGTCCCCTCACCTTCTGGGCTGGCCCCCTCATCTTCTGGCTCATAGGGTGTGTCATAGAGAGGTAGGGGTTGAGCTGCAGTCTCCTTAGAACCCCGGATCTCTGCCCGATGCAAACAGGAGAGCAGTGTAAGGCGTAAGCTCAACCCAGAGCCTCTGCCCTGGCTCGGGGAGAACTCAGCAGCCGCAAATCCTGGCTCCCTCAACCCTGAGACATTTCCAGGGCTCCAACATCATGGGGTCTATGGGAGGAAGTGGCAGACAAGTGGCAAAGTAAAAGGAGAAGGACCCCAGGATGATCAGCAAGGGCCGGGAAGCTGAAGTGGGCAtgttaaggaaactgaggcatagtCTTCCTCGAGCTCATCTCTTCCTTATGCCCAGCTCCGTTTCCTTACCCATTTCCACTTACGTTCTACTTAAAGTAACTTCGCAATCGGGAACGCCTCTGTTGCTCAGATACCACTTGACCCCCTTTTATTAGGTTTCCCCTTGACAAGTCAACTTCTCTCCTTCCTGTTGATCTTTTTCTCCTGATCCTCTGTTCCAGGCCCAGGCCCTGCTTAGCGCTTCCTACCCTGACTCCTAAGCTGTTTGCTGAGACCTCACAGCATCAGTACATCTGGAGTTCTGGTCCTCCCTCCACAGCTGCTCCCAATGCTTCATTTTGTCCTCAGCTCCCTTCAGACTCACCACCTTCTCCAGAGCTAGGCAATCTTTTTAGGATCACTGatctaaatatgataaaagctcCAGATTTTGTGGCTAACTTGCCTCAAAATGTGTATTTTAGGACTGGGACTGtatctcagtggcagagcacttgtttagcatgcatgaggcctgaGTTTAATCACCAGGACATCCCTGCCTTCAGCCCTTCTCCCCGCAAAAAATGTACAGTTAAAGCACTTAAATTTTCACATGTAATGCCAGGATATTCACGGCCCATATTATCTCTCAGCCCTAACCCAAGgacccctcttcctctctcagcttCCACCCACCTCGATGTTTCTGCATTCTTTAACTTCATCTGCTCTTTTCCAGTGCCTCATGGCTTCCAACTTCATCTCTCCATAGCCAGGCTTTTACTAGGACAAACCTCCCCCTCACAGGTGAATCTCTAACTTGGAGAGCAGGGCAGCTCATCTGATTGGCCAGTGAGTGCTCATTCTCTTCCTCAGCTCCGCCTTGTTGCGGAAACTCAGGAATTCTTGATCTCTCTATTCCATAGAGAAGAGTGTTCCTGTACAAAGGCCCACAGCTACCCTGTGCCAAGCCTGAGTAGGCTTGTTTAACTTTATTGAAAAGTATCTAAAAAACCCAAACCATTGTGTTAACATCGCTAAGTTATATCCTTTGGTCAACTTTATCAGAAATAAAATTGACATTTTAATTTCCATTAGCCCTttccttaattttatttcttcttttttgtttttttttttttaggctagcctggattacataataagctccaggccagcttgaCTACATACTGAGATCACATCTTATAAGaccaaacaaaaatacaacaaaaccaaGAAGCAACAAACCAAACCATTTCTGAAATAGCTTGCTAACTCGGCTTATGGTAGGTAGCTCTTCTAGTCGATTCTGTACATCATGGTCTCAGAAATCCCCTTAAATGCCGCATTAATCTCGTGTGTTTCTTCTGGCACAAGTCCACACTCTTTACTTTAACTTCTGCATCCTTCCTGCTCTCTGCCATCTCAGAGGCTGAAGCACCATTCCTCTTGGCTACCCTTCACCCTTCCTCTCTGATCCTCTTCTATCCTCTCCATTCACCCTGACTCTGACTCTTTCCCTGGGTCATctcttggcctcagtttccccaagggCAGGTCTGACTCAGCCCTTTCTACTCTAACTCTGAAACACTTCCTTGGCCCACTCCACGGCACCCAGTGCAGCCATTCACCTGCTGTTCGTGTTTCTCTCTGATAACATGGACTCATCACATTTCCAAAGGCTACTAACTGGCTCTCTTTTGGGAACGTCTGACTCAACTCATATCTCCAGGGCTTCTACAGGACCTTTGGTTACATGGCCTCCTCTGTGGCCTCAGATATCGCAGCTTACACTTTCTCTCCCAAAATCTTGAAGGCCCCGACCACATTCCTAAGGCCCTGGCACTAGCTTTCTCCCTGTTTGCCAGGGATCATGGGGCCAGGCCTTGGATTTGTTGTGCAGAGCCAAGGCCTCAGGGGGCAACCTCCCTCGTCCTCAGTACTTACCAGCCATCATCTTTTGGGCCTCGTAGGGCTCCATGTAGCCATCATTCTCAGGGACCTTCCCCGGGGCTCCTGAAGTCCCTCCTGAGCCTTCACCAGTCTCCTGAACATCAAATGGGTCCGCATAGTCCTCTAGGATTGCCAACTGGGAGAAGGCAAAGAAAACACGGCTCAGACAAGGACCGACTGGCAGCTCTGCTCCCCGTGGCAGCGATGgggcttccttctttcctgctaATTTTCTACCATGTGGTCATGTCCTAGGCTAAATAGCCAGGATGCAGCTATTGGGTCGTAAGGGTCCAAGCTGGACAACAGCCTGTGCACAGAGAGAACTCAAAGGCACCAGATACCAATGTGTGGCAAGAGTTGTGCTAAAGAGCAGAATGGTGAGGCATCTCAGAGATCAGCACAGTGTAGCCTGCCACATCCCAGGTGGTCACCAAAGAAAGAACCAGTGACCTTGAGGAAACTAAAGTCGAAGGTGTAGCtcaagcctttaaccccagcactcagaaggcagaggcaggtagagctctgggAGTTCCAGGATATTCCAGGCcattccaggccaaccagagttACAAGGTTAGACCCTATCTCAattaaagaggagaaggaagagaaggaggaggggaaggaggagcagagggaggaggaggaggaa contains:
- the Shf gene encoding SH2 domain-containing adapter protein F isoform 1 (isoform 1 is encoded by transcript variant 1), coding for MLLSGAPPTGSGPGPRAQGSAGGGPGGSRRGAGGAGTGPGGGGSGGVAKWLREHLGFRGGGGGGGAKPAPPEPDYRPPAPCPAAPPAPPPDILAAYRLQRDRDFEDPYSGGPSASAALSTPAVPGPTPPPRHGSPPHRLIRVETPGPPAPPPDSGPPASSDRLAILEDYADPFDVQETGEGSGGTSGAPGKVPENDGYMEPYEAQKMMAEIRGSKETAAQPLPLYDTPYEPEDEGASPEGEGTPWPRESRLPEDDERPPEEYDQPWEWKKERISKAFAVDIKVIKDLPWPPPVGQLDSSPSLPDGDRDISGPASPLPEPSLEDSSAQFEGSENCLSPGREEKGRLPPRLSAGNPKSAKPLGMEPSSPLGEWTDPALPLENQVWYHGAISRTDAENLLRLCKEASYLVRNSETSKNDFSLSLKSSQGFMHMKLSRTKEHKYVLGQNSPPFSSVPEIVHHYASRKLPIKGAEHMSLLYPVAIRTL
- the Shf gene encoding SH2 domain-containing adapter protein F isoform X3, with amino-acid sequence MEPYEAQKMMAEIRGSKETAAQPLPLYDTPYEPEDEGASPEGEGTPWPRESRLPEDDERPPEEYDQPWEWKKERISKAFAVDIKVIKDLPWPPPVGQLDSSPSLPDGDRDISGPASPLPEPSLEDSSAQFEGSENCLSPGREEKGRLPPRLSAGNPKSAKPLGMEPSSPLGEWTDPALPLENQVWYHGAISRTDAENLLRLCKEASYLVRNSETSKNDFSLSLKSSQGFMHMKLSRTKEHKYVLGQNSPPFSSVPEIVHHYASRKLPIKGAEHMSLLYPVAIRTL
- the Shf gene encoding SH2 domain-containing adapter protein F isoform 2 (isoform 2 is encoded by transcript variant 2): MEPYEAQKMMAEIRGSKETAAQPLPLYDTPYEPEDEGASPEGEGTPWPRESRLPEDDERPPEEYDQPWEWKKERISKAFAAQFEGSENCLSPGREEKGRLPPRLSAGNPKSAKPLGMEPSSPLGEWTDPALPLENQVWYHGAISRTDAENLLRLCKEASYLVRNSETSKNDFSLSLKSSQGFMHMKLSRTKEHKYVLGQNSPPFSSVPEIVHHYASRKLPIKGAEHMSLLYPVAIRTL